A portion of the Petrotoga sp. 9PW.55.5.1 genome contains these proteins:
- a CDS encoding acylphosphatase: protein MVCKRWILSGRVQGVGFRHFVKTIGLMFKLEGYVRNLPDGTVEVVAQGEEDKVRELKKLLIRGNGFSRLEDIEEDDFPISNYGSFHIEY, encoded by the coding sequence ATGGTTTGTAAAAGATGGATCTTATCAGGTAGAGTTCAAGGAGTAGGATTCAGGCATTTTGTTAAAACCATTGGTTTAATGTTTAAATTAGAAGGGTACGTTAGAAACTTACCCGATGGTACTGTTGAAGTTGTTGCACAAGGTGAAGAAGACAAAGTTAGAGAATTGAAAAAATTGTTAATTAGAGGCAATGGATTCAGTAGGTTAGAGGATATTGAGGAGGACGACTTCCCTATTAGTAATTACGGGAGTTTTCATATCGAATATTAA
- a CDS encoding zinc metallopeptidase has translation MFYSTLLLLIPPLILAIWAQSRVSSTFNKYSRVKSSVGEPGYMFARRLLDSVGLYDVNIERVRGNLTDHYDPTKKVLRLSDATYNSSSIAALGVVAHEAGHAIQHAKGYKPLVLRNLSVPLAGFGSNMAWIIFFVGLIFSTPFLLNAGIFLFLFVVLFSVITLPVEFNASKRALKLLPVMGMSKDEVVGARKVLSAAALTYVAAALMSIAQLLRMLLLARSRN, from the coding sequence GTGTTTTATTCTACATTGTTGCTTTTGATACCGCCGTTAATTTTAGCCATTTGGGCTCAAAGTAGGGTTAGTTCAACATTTAATAAATATTCAAGGGTGAAATCTTCAGTAGGAGAACCGGGATACATGTTCGCAAGAAGATTACTTGATTCAGTTGGACTGTATGATGTGAATATTGAGAGAGTTAGAGGGAACCTCACAGATCACTATGATCCTACTAAAAAGGTATTAAGATTATCAGATGCTACATATAACAGTTCTTCTATAGCTGCTTTAGGAGTGGTTGCTCATGAAGCTGGTCATGCGATTCAGCATGCTAAGGGTTATAAACCTTTGGTGTTGAGAAATTTATCTGTTCCCTTGGCAGGATTTGGGTCTAATATGGCGTGGATCATTTTCTTTGTTGGTTTGATCTTTTCTACACCATTTTTGTTAAATGCCGGTATTTTCTTGTTCTTGTTTGTGGTTCTTTTTTCTGTTATTACATTACCCGTTGAATTTAATGCCAGCAAAAGAGCATTGAAGCTGCTTCCTGTTATGGGAATGTCTAAGGATGAAGTAGTAGGTGCAAGAAAAGTTTTATCAGCTGCAGCTTTAACATATGTTGCTGCTGCATTGATGTCAATAGCTCAATTGTTGAGAATGTTACTTTTGGCAAGATCTAGAAACTAA